The Populus trichocarpa isolate Nisqually-1 chromosome 11, P.trichocarpa_v4.1, whole genome shotgun sequence genome has a segment encoding these proteins:
- the LOC7471861 gene encoding uncharacterized protein LOC7471861 yields the protein MDSPQSVVSPFKTSVGFETEKQKYDYPVQSTGSFSKGIEIHRNDAVVGNLEDFVGVVEVYIHQARDIQNICIYHKQDVYAKFCLTSDPEHTVSTKIINGGGRNPVFNDSLRLNVKTVDSSLKCEVFMMSRVRNYLEDQLLGFALVPLSEVLINNGNLDKEFSLSSTDLFYSPAGFVQLSLSYSGASPEVMAIPAIPTALAANGTIQDSEIQESLPCEFDKIEFPDPKVVNENQMMVSEYFGIPCSSLDSEASESLATSDTENYLSSENGVHVVESFSAATSDSIQVPKLGSPPSSVSTNGVSSPSVDASSETSDSPAASKTPNLDHVSDRKERESTNVRDGETDSSGGASNEKIAKPVITVNIEPETNMVQQDIVDMYMKSMQQFTESLAKMKLPLDIESGPTSSGSSSSDKNVQASKNTGSRVFYGSRAFF from the coding sequence ATGGATTCCCCTCAATCTGTTGTGTCACCATTCAAGACCTCTGTTGGCTTTGAGACAGAGAAGCAGAAGTATGATTATCCAGTTCAGAGCACTGGCAGCTTCTCCAAGGGAATTGAGATCCACAGAAACGATGCTGTGGTTGGCAATCTCGAAGATTTTGTTGGTGTAGTTGAGGTTTACATACACCAGGCTAGGGACATCCAAAACATATGCATTTACCACAAGCAAGATGTTTATGCAAAGTTTTGCCTGACTAGCGATCCCGAGCACACTGTCTCCACCAAAATCATCAATGGTGGTGGGAGGAATCCAGTCTTCAATGACAGTCTGCGGCTCAATGTTAAGACTGTTGATTCCTCCCTTAAATGTGAGGTATTCATGATGAGCAGGGTGAGGAATTATCTGGAGGATCAGCTGTTAGGTTTCGCTCTGGTGCCTTTGTCCGAAGTACTAATCAATAATGGGAATTTGGACAAAGAGTTCTCTCTTTCTTCAACTGATTTGTTCTACTCTCCCGCGGGGTTTGTTCAACTATCTCTATCATACAGTGGAGCTTCACCAGAGGTAATGGCGATTCCAGCAATACCCACTGCTTTAGCTGCAAATGGAACTATTCAGGATTCAGAGATACAGGAATCACTTCCTTGTGAATTCGATAAGATTGAGTTCCCGGATCCAAAGGTTGTGAATGAAAACCAGATGATGGTCTCTGAGTATTTTGGAATTCCATGTTCCAGTCTGGATTCTGAAGCCTCTGAGAGCTTGGCCACCTCTGATACTGAAAATTATCTCAGTTCAGAAAATGGAGTTCATGTCGTGGAAAGCTTCTCAGCTGCCACTTCCGATTCAATTCAAGTTCCGAAGCTTGGCTCTCCTCCAAGCAGTGTGTCAACTAACGGTGTTTCTTCTCCTTCTGTTGATGCAAGTTCAGAAACCTCTGACAGCCCAGCAGCTTCTAAAACACCGAATCTGGACCATGTCTCAGACcgtaaagagagagagagtacaaATGTCAGAGATGGTGAGACTGATTCCTCTGGTGGAGCATCAAATGAGAAAATTGCCAAACCTGTTATTACAGTAAACATTGAGCCGGAAACAAATATGGTTCAGCAGGACATAGTAGACATGTACATGAAAAGCATGCAACAATTCACAGAGTCACTGGCCAAGATGAAGCTTCCTTTGGACATTGAAAGTGGACCAACTAGTTCAGGAAGTTCGAGCTCTGATAAGAATGTGCAGGCATCAAAGAACACTGGTTCCCGTGTGTTTTATGGGAGTAGAGCTTTCTTCTGA
- the LOC112329114 gene encoding uncharacterized mitochondrial protein AtMg00810-like, whose protein sequence is MDSLSEPLASYTHYQKIVGKLIYFTITRSDITFAINLVRRYMHAPTVQHLGMVKCILPYLKETIGRDIVMTCNGHNNILGYIDSDWVGNSLDHRSTISYCMFVGGNLVSRKSKKQSVVARLSAEAEYCAMTFVTCELIWFKHLADFGFPSVTPMILFCDNQVVMHIASNLVFHEHSKHIKVDCHYIH, encoded by the coding sequence ATGGACTCTTTAAGTGAACCTCTTGCCTCTTACACTCACTATCAGAAGATTGTTGGTAAACTAATTTACTTCACAATCACTCGATCGGATATTACATTTGCTATAAATCTTGTTAGAAGATATATGCATGCTCCAACAGTTCAGCATCTTGGTATGGTAAAATGTATCTTACCATATCTGAAAGAGACCATTGGTCGTGACATTGTTATGACTTGCAATGGTCATAATAACATCTTGGGATACATTGATTCTGACTGGGTAGGAAATTCTCTCGATCATCGATCTACCATTAGTTATTGCATGTTTGTTGGTGGAAATTTAGTGTCCCGgaaaagcaagaaacaatctgTCGTAGCTCGCTTAAGTGCTGAAGCAGAGTATTGTGCTATGACCTTTGTTACTTGTGAACTGATATGGTTTAAACACCTTGCAGATTTTGGATTTCCTAGTGTTACTCCTATGATATTGTTTTGTGATAATCAAGTTGTTATGCATATTGCATCCAACCTGGTGTTTCACGAACACTCCAAGCACATCAAAGTAGATTGTCATTACATACATTAG